From Ailuropoda melanoleuca isolate Jingjing unplaced genomic scaffold, ASM200744v2 unplaced-scaffold6751, whole genome shotgun sequence, one genomic window encodes:
- the LOC117800279 gene encoding olfactory receptor 4K3-like: MEKATVLGKLIITFGVKLDPHLHSAMYFLLVNLSFIDMTLASFATPKMICDLISEYKAISYESCMVQMFFLHLLGGSEMTLLVAMASDRFSASWLLIWYIAICKPLHYTSIMNRQVLMGSVLLSWAVGFVHTMSQMVFTITLPFCGPNIVDDIFCDLPHVLKLACTETYVLELLVTIYSGLLSFICFILLLISYTVILVSVRRRSSGGLSKALSTLSAHITVITLFFGPIIFIYAWPFSGFSVEKFLSMFYSIITPLPNPINYTLRNQEMKAAISKLRTKHILRINWY, from the exons ATGGAAAAAG CCACTGTATTAGGTAAACTCATTATTACCTTTGGAGTAAAACTGGACCCTCACTTACACTCTGCCATGTACTTCTTACTGGTCAACCTCTCCTTTATTGATATGACCCTGGCCTCCTTTGCTACTCCTAAAATGATCTGTGACCTAATTAGTGAATATAAGGCTATCTCCTATGAAAGCTGCATGGTCCAGATGTTCTTTCTTCACCTTTTAGGTGGAAGTGAGATGACGTTGCTTGTAGCCATGGCAAGTGATAGATTCAGTGCC TCATGGCTGTTGATCTGGTACATTGCAATATGCAAACCTCTTCATTACACATCCATCATGAATCGCCAGGTCCTCATGGGCTCTGTGCTGCTATCATGGGCTGTTGGTTTTGTGCATACCATGAGCCAGATGGTTTTTACTATCACCTTGCCCTTTTGTGGTCCCAACATAGTGGATGATATTTTTTGTGACCTTCCCCACGTTCTAAAACTTGCCTGCACTGAGACCTATGTTCTGGAGTTGCTGGTAACCATTTACAGTGGTCTGCTGTCTTTCATCTGTTTCATACTCCTGCTTATTTCCTACACTGTCATTCTCGTAAGTGTCAGACGTCGATCCTCTGGTGGACTTTCCAAGGCTCTGTCCACACTGTCTGCTCACATTACAGTGATCACTCTGTTCTTTGGGCCGATTATCTTCATTTACGCTTGGCCATTCAGTGGCTTTTCAGTGGAGAAGTTTCTTTCTATGTTTTATTCAATTATTACACCTTTACCGAACCCCATCAATTATACTCTAAGAAATCAGGAGATGAAAGCAGCCATTAGTAAACTGAGGACCAAACACATTCTCAGAATAAATTGGTATTAA